A stretch of Ipomoea triloba cultivar NCNSP0323 chromosome 11, ASM357664v1 DNA encodes these proteins:
- the LOC115996409 gene encoding adenine/guanine permease AZG2, which produces MGWEDCNGACGFFTRLCKSWKKIERGIDDGVSKSKVGKFFKLEARKSCFSKEVRAGTATFLTMAYIITVNATILGDSGATCSLSDCTFPANQTHASPDCKFKANEGYERCLAKVRSDLIVATAVAGLVGSVGMGLLANLPLGLAPGMGPNAYIAYNLVGFHGSGKLSYQTVMAIVMIEGIAFLGIAAVGLRAKLARLIPSSVRIACAAGIGLFIAFVGLQAQQGVGLVGPDPSTLLGLAACRHTDPVTGACVGGQMRSPTFWLGFAGFIIMCYGVMKNVKGSMIYGMLFVTLVSWVRGTSVTIFPNSPLGDTKYDYFKRVVDFHKIESTAGAISFTHFTSSRVWVALVTLLYLEVLATTGTLYTMAEIGGFINDKGGFEGEYTAYMVDAASTVVASALGTSPVAVYIESSAGIREGGRTGLTGIVIGLYFALSLFFTPLLASVPPWAIGPSLVMVGVFMMKVVKDINWENTKEAVPAFVTIILMPLTYSIAYGIVGGIGMYIALSLYDWIKELVKWTARMKTMVAKEQNQVSATNVVEHNIENI; this is translated from the coding sequence atgggTTGGGAGGATTGCAATGGAGCTTGTGGTTTCTTCACAAGACTATGCAAGTCATGGAAAAAGATAGAGAGAGGCATAGATGATGGTGTTTCAAAGAGCAAAGTTGGGAAGTTTTTCAAGTTAGAGGCAAGGAAAAGCTGTTTTTCCAAGGAGGTTCGGGCCGGAACGGCCACTTTTCTCACCATGGCTTATATCATCACCGTGAATGCCACCATTCTTGGTGATTCCGGTGCCACGTGCTCGCTCTCCGACTGTACTTTTCCGGCCAACCAAACCCATGCAAGCCCGGACTGCAAGTTCAAGGCTAATGAAGGGTATGAGAGGTGCCTTGCAAAGGTGAGGAGTGATCTCATTGTTGCTACTGCTGTGGCGGGTCTAGTTGGGTCAGTGGGTATGGGCCTTCTTGCAAATCTTCCTTTGGGCCTGGCCCCGGGGATGGGCCCGAATGCATACATAGCTTATAACCTAGTGGGCTTTCACGGGTCCGGAAAACTGTCATATCAAACCGTCATGGCTATTGTCATGATTGAAGGGATTGCGTTTCTGGGTATTGCTGCGGTTGGGCTTCGGGCCAAACTGGCCCGGCTCATACCTAGCTCGGTCCGGATTGCTTGTGCGGCTGGGATAGGGCTTTTCATTGCGTTTGTAGGGTTGCAAGCCCAGCAAGGTGTGGGCCTGGTGGGCCCGGATCCCTCGACGCTCCTCGGGTTGGCGGCTTGTCGTCACACTGACCCGGTGACCGGAGCGTGCGTGGGCGGGCAAATGCGAAGCCCGACTTTCTGGTTGGGCTTTGCGGGCTTCATCATTATGTGCTATGGAGTAATGAAGAATGTGAAGGGTAGCATGATATATGGTATGCTTTTTGTGACATTGGTTTCATGGGTTAGGGGCACATCCGTGACAATATTTCCCAATAGTCCATTAGGTGACACAAAATATGACTACTTCAAAAGAGTGGTTGACTTTCACAAAATTGAGTCCACTGCCGGTGCAATTAGCTTCACTCACTTCACCTCAAGTAGGGTATGGGTGGCATTGGTGACACTACTATACCTAGAAGTGTTGGCCACAACAGGGACACTCTATACCATGGCGGAAATCGGAGGGTTCATCAACGATAAGGGGGGATTCGAGGGCGAATACACGGCTTACATGGTGGATGCTGCCTCGACAGTAGTGGCATCCGCCCTCGGGACTTCCCCGGTGGCGGTGTACATCGAATCCTCCGCTGGGATACGAGAGGGAGGTCGGACCGGATTAACAGGGATCGTGATCGGGCTCTACTTCGCCCTCTCGTTGTTTTTCACACCATTGCTTGCGAGTGTGCCACCATGGGCAATAGGGCCATCTCTAGTGATGGTTGGGGTGTTTATGATGAAAGTGGTGAAAGACATCAATTGGGAGAATACCAAAGAGGCAGTGCCAGCATTTGTGACCATCATCTTAATGCCATTGACATACTCAATTGCATATGGCATAGTTGGTGGGATTGGAATGTACATTGCCCTCAGCTTGTATGATTGGATCAAAGAGTTGGTGAAGTGGACGGCCAGGATGAAGACAATGGTGGCCAAGGAGCAAAATCAAGTGTCAGCAACAAATGTAGTTGAACATAATATTGAGAATATTTGA